TTTGTAGGAACAATATTACTTACGATTTGTAATGGACGAGGCATGTTTTCGATAGGGAACATAAAACCCGTAAAAACAAGTGCTGGCATTAAAAAACCAACCAATGAAATGAACATTGCCACTTGCTGAGAATCTACTTTGGAAGAAACTACAAGCCCCAATGACAAAGTCGTTATAATGAACAATAAGCTTTCAACTAATAACAATGGAATGCTACCACGAATAGGCATATCCAAAATATAAACTGCCATCAAAAGAATAATAATGACGTCAACAAAACACAAAACCAAGTACGGAACTGCTTTGCTAAAAACAACCATCAAGGGCTTCATGGGTGAGACAAGGAGAATTTCCATGGTTCCCATTTCTTTTTCCTTTACAATGGCAACGGAGGTCATCATAGCTCCAAGTAGCATCAATATCAAGGTCATCACTCCAGGTACAAATGTATAAGAGCTATTGAGCTGTGGATTGTATAACATCCGAGTTTCTATGTTGATTTGGTAGGGCATCTCTTGCAATCCCATTAACTCGTTTTGATACGTTCTAATAATGGCCGACGCATAATTGATCACAATATTCGCAGTATTAGGATCAGACGCATCCCCTACCAATCTCACTTGTGCCTTATTACTGTGATTAAGTGAGTTTTGAAAATCCTGAGGAAAAATGATCACTAGTCTTCCTAGACCTTTCTTAAAATAAGGTTCTATATCTTTTTCACTCGTTAAGCTCCTGTCCACCGTAAAATATCGACTCTGATCAATTCGATCAACCAGTAGACCAGTAGTTTCGTCTTTAGAAAAGTCAAGAATGGCAACTTTGGAGTTTTTCACTTCCGATGACAAAGCAAATCCAAAAAGCAGCATCATCACCACAGGCAAGCCAATCAAAATGACCAAGCTCTTTCGATCACGTAGTACATGGCGAAACTCTTTTCGTACAAATGTTAGAAATATTTTCATGTCAGTCTGATCTTGTAGCTCCTCTTGCTAGTTGTAAAAACACATCATTCATACTCTTTACCCCAAAACTCTTTTTCATTTCGCTCGGTGTATTTAAGGCGGCGATTGCCCCATCTACCATGATTGATACACGATCACAATATTCTGCCTCATCCATGTAGTGCGTGGTTACAAAAATGGTGATGCCACGGTTGGCTGCTTCGTAAATTAAATCCCAAAACTGGCGACGAGTAATTGGATCTACTCCACCAGTGGGCTCATCCAAAAACACGATCTTAGGCTCATGTAAAATCGCAACCGAAAAGGCAATTTTCTGCTTCCAACCTAGTGGCAAAGAGCCCACAAGCTTAT
This portion of the Spirosomataceae bacterium TFI 002 genome encodes:
- a CDS encoding ABC-2 type transport system permease protein, with product MKIFLTFVRKEFRHVLRDRKSLVILIGLPVVMMLLFGFALSSEVKNSKVAILDFSKDETTGLLVDRIDQSRYFTVDRSLTSEKDIEPYFKKGLGRLVIIFPQDFQNSLNHSNKAQVRLVGDASDPNTANIVINYASAIIRTYQNELMGLQEMPYQINIETRMLYNPQLNSSYTFVPGVMTLILMLLGAMMTSVAIVKEKEMGTMEILLVSPMKPLMVVFSKAVPYLVLCFVDVIIILLMAVYILDMPIRGSIPLLLVESLLFIITTLSLGLVVSSKVDSQQVAMFISLVGFLMPALVFTGFMFPIENMPRPLQIVSNIVPTKWYYSIVSNIMVKGLGFSFVYKQTLILVAMTMVFLGIAIKSFKVRLE